In a genomic window of Venatoribacter cucullus:
- the rlmF gene encoding 23S rRNA (adenine(1618)-N(6))-methyltransferase RlmF, with amino-acid sequence MMPAFDSDDEAGMSDDNSTPFSPWGARKKTDGEQPRSDKPRNDKPRSDKPRSDSPYAGKPRTDKPRSDKPRSDSPYAGKPRSDKPGSNKPRSDKPRSDSPYAGKPRADKPRSDKPRSGSPYGQRREQAAPTEPVSPLYGEKKAEGLHPSNPHQGRYDMEALVAALPALDKYLAPNPRGEQTIDFSNPKAVLCLNQAILAHHYGITQWQIPAGYLCPPIPGRADYLQYLNDLLASGERATKNPVPRVLDIGTGANLIYPILGTRTFGWQFTATDTDGVAVTNGHRIIAANPALQSVQLLLQRNPQQFFSGIIGADDYFELTLCNPPFFKSQQEAEAQSRRKWRNLKGEEASVKRNFGGQSNELWCEGGELAFLNRMIEESVQYGAQVGWFTALVSQQDHIPLLKRTLRTVDAQGVTVVPMAQGQKNSRFIAWHF; translated from the coding sequence ATGATGCCGGCCTTTGATTCTGATGATGAAGCCGGCATGAGCGACGATAACAGCACCCCGTTTTCCCCCTGGGGAGCCCGTAAAAAAACCGACGGCGAACAACCGCGTTCCGATAAACCGCGCAATGACAAGCCACGCTCTGACAAGCCGCGCTCTGACAGTCCTTATGCTGGCAAACCGCGTACGGATAAGCCTCGTTCAGATAAACCCCGCTCGGATAGCCCTTATGCGGGCAAACCGCGTTCGGACAAGCCCGGCTCGAACAAACCGCGCTCAGATAAGCCGCGTTCTGACAGTCCCTACGCCGGCAAACCGCGTGCGGATAAACCCCGCTCGGATAAACCGCGTTCCGGTTCGCCTTACGGTCAGCGCCGCGAACAGGCCGCGCCGACCGAACCGGTGTCGCCCCTGTACGGTGAAAAAAAGGCCGAAGGCCTGCATCCGTCCAACCCGCATCAGGGCCGTTACGATATGGAGGCGCTGGTGGCGGCGTTGCCGGCGCTGGATAAATACTTAGCGCCCAATCCGCGCGGTGAACAAACCATTGATTTCAGCAACCCGAAGGCGGTGTTGTGTCTGAATCAGGCCATTCTGGCGCATCACTATGGCATTACCCAATGGCAGATCCCGGCCGGCTATTTGTGCCCACCGATTCCGGGCCGGGCCGACTATCTGCAGTATTTAAATGATTTGTTGGCCAGCGGTGAGCGGGCGACCAAAAACCCGGTGCCGCGGGTGCTGGACATCGGCACCGGCGCCAACCTGATTTACCCCATTCTGGGCACCCGCACTTTTGGCTGGCAATTTACCGCCACTGATACCGACGGTGTGGCAGTGACCAACGGCCACCGCATTATTGCTGCCAACCCGGCGCTGCAATCGGTACAGCTGTTGCTGCAGCGCAATCCGCAGCAGTTTTTCAGCGGTATTATTGGTGCTGATGATTACTTTGAATTAACCCTGTGTAATCCGCCGTTTTTCAAATCGCAGCAAGAAGCCGAAGCCCAGTCAAGGCGCAAATGGCGTAATTTAAAAGGCGAAGAAGCCTCGGTAAAACGTAACTTTGGCGGGCAGAGTAACGAGCTGTGGTGCGAAGGTGGTGAACTGGCGTTTTTAAACCGTATGATCGAAGAAAGCGTGCAGTATGGTGCGCAGGTCGGCTGGTTTACTGCGCTGGTATCGCAGCAGGATCATATTCCGCTGTTAAAACGTACATTGCGTACAGTAGACGCGCAGGGTGTAACCGTGGTGCCCATGGCACAAGGGCAGAAAAACAGCCGCTTTATTGCCTGGCATTTTTAA
- a CDS encoding GlxA family transcriptional regulator: MIKHITLLAIDQMLSSSVAIPLEMLEAARAQLRVKRDARAGFKVDVVAAELQPLTMLGGFQIRPSKTLPDIVQTDLIVVPALWRNPRRQLPALAGTVDWLARQYRAGASIIAVGTGVCLLAESGILDGKPATTHWHYLDAFARDYPRVQLQRQHLLTQAGRIYCAASVNSGADLMVHFLGLQYGRELALKVEQQFSPEVRNPFEKKVFYAGQAQQHPDEEIALAQTWLQQNLQRPLDLAALAQAAGLSKRQFDRRFQAVTGQTPGQYLQQQRCDAARDLLQNSNLSIADIAAAVGYSDGGYFTRIFRRLAGQTPGEYRKKVRAKLFRGSSSGPAGMV, from the coding sequence ATGATTAAACACATTACTTTACTGGCGATTGATCAGATGCTGAGTTCCAGCGTCGCCATTCCGCTGGAAATGCTGGAAGCGGCCCGGGCACAGCTGCGGGTAAAGCGCGATGCCCGCGCCGGTTTTAAGGTGGATGTGGTGGCGGCCGAGCTGCAGCCGCTAACCATGCTGGGTGGCTTTCAGATCCGCCCGTCCAAAACCCTGCCCGATATTGTGCAAACCGATTTAATTGTGGTGCCGGCGCTGTGGCGTAACCCACGCCGGCAGTTGCCAGCGCTGGCCGGTACGGTGGACTGGCTGGCGCGCCAGTATCGCGCTGGCGCCAGCATTATTGCCGTGGGCACCGGGGTGTGCCTGCTGGCGGAAAGCGGCATTCTGGATGGCAAACCGGCCACTACCCACTGGCATTATCTGGATGCCTTCGCCCGGGATTACCCGCGCGTGCAGTTGCAGCGCCAGCATTTGTTAACCCAGGCCGGGCGCATTTATTGTGCCGCCAGTGTGAACTCTGGTGCCGATTTAATGGTGCATTTTCTCGGCCTGCAGTACGGCCGCGAACTGGCCTTAAAAGTTGAGCAGCAGTTTTCGCCCGAGGTGCGTAATCCGTTTGAGAAAAAGGTGTTTTATGCCGGCCAGGCGCAGCAGCACCCGGACGAGGAAATTGCCCTGGCGCAAACCTGGCTGCAGCAGAATCTGCAGCGGCCGCTGGATTTGGCGGCGCTGGCGCAGGCCGCCGGGTTAAGCAAACGCCAGTTTGACCGGCGTTTTCAGGCGGTTACCGGACAAACCCCGGGTCAGTATTTGCAGCAACAGCGCTGTGATGCGGCGCGTGATTTGCTGCAGAACTCCAACCTGAGCATTGCCGACATTGCCGCGGCAGTGGGCTACAGCGATGGCGGCTACTTTACCCGCATTTTCCGCCGCCTGGCGGGGCAAACACCGGGGGAATACCGCAAAAAAGTGCGCGCCAAACTCTTCCGTGGCAGCAGCTCCGGCCCGGCGGGCATGGTATGA
- a CDS encoding zinc-dependent peptidase, with the protein MQPVTLFLVFAAVVLAALIFWLFFYRSWRRQRELDSPFPPRWRQLLREQLPHYAHLNSNQQYRLEQCVQLFMAEKTFYGCDGFTINDRVRITIAGHACLLLLGRSFSHFDDIRSILVYPDVYKVPNRRQDGLVVHQGNDVRAGEAWSAGRVVLAWTSCEEASKDRHFPHNVVLHEFAHQLDYLDGMADGAPPLNSELSDDWPRIMTAAFNDLQQAMYYQQRPWLDPYGATEPAEFFAVLTETFYQQPQHLQQQQPQVFDLLCRYYRTDPRQFSTR; encoded by the coding sequence ATGCAACCCGTTACCCTGTTTTTAGTGTTCGCTGCCGTGGTACTGGCCGCGCTTATTTTCTGGCTGTTTTTTTACCGCAGCTGGCGGCGTCAGCGCGAACTGGACAGCCCGTTTCCACCGCGCTGGCGCCAACTGCTGCGCGAACAACTGCCCCACTACGCCCATCTGAACAGCAACCAGCAATACCGGCTGGAACAATGCGTACAGCTGTTTATGGCGGAAAAAACCTTCTACGGCTGCGATGGCTTTACCATCAACGACCGTGTGCGCATCACCATTGCCGGCCACGCCTGCCTGTTACTGCTGGGGCGCAGCTTTTCGCACTTTGACGACATCCGCAGCATTCTGGTGTACCCGGATGTTTACAAAGTACCCAACCGCCGTCAGGACGGGCTGGTGGTGCATCAGGGTAACGACGTGCGTGCCGGTGAAGCCTGGAGCGCCGGCCGCGTGGTACTGGCCTGGACCAGCTGCGAAGAAGCCAGCAAAGACCGGCATTTTCCGCACAACGTGGTACTGCACGAATTTGCTCACCAGCTGGACTACCTCGACGGCATGGCCGATGGCGCGCCACCGCTGAACAGCGAACTGAGCGACGACTGGCCGCGCATTATGACCGCCGCCTTCAACGACCTGCAGCAGGCCATGTACTACCAGCAACGCCCCTGGCTGGACCCCTATGGTGCCACCGAACCGGCCGAATTTTTTGCCGTACTGACCGAAACCTTTTACCAGCAGCCGCAACACCTGCAGCAACAGCAACCGCAGGTATTTGACCTGCTGTGCCGTTATTACCGGACAGACCCGCGCCAGTTCAGCACCCGCTAA
- a CDS encoding beta-ketoacyl synthase yields the protein MRKLAVITAFGGINAAGRSSGHQAFRRLVLDKLSATQQLETLNALAQLMGLPQQSDITAAWREQIINGSLIRGWDNIDWDAAAVPFHQPFTDAEGTPCWRLSHKRLAVQSAGQTPKGFDPASLYPSRHHPRGLQMAVYGVSDALGQLGLDWEVIRQHLRPDQIAVYAGSAMGQQDANGHGGMLQSFLQGKRTSSKQCALGLSEMPADFINAYVLGNVGATGSMTGACATFLYNLKVALDDIHSGRRRLVIVGNSEAPLTPEIVEGFSAMTALVTEQKLRDLDGLGRDDTPDFRRASRPFGENGGFTIAESAQFIVLTDDALALELGLSIYGSVGDVFINADGYKKSISNPGVGNYLTMGKAMAEARRWLGELALKHGSFVHAHGSSTPANRTTESHIFSELAKAFRIPAWDITAVKAHVGHSISAASADQLMATLGSWAHGIIPGITTTSAVAADVYQSNLNILLQHKEMDAEKTPLAFVNSKGFGGNNASAFFVSPHKTLEILQRKYSGQEWHDYHNKNVDVQQRSQQWDKDTSAGLTKPIYRFGEAVLEPEDLELSDLRIHIKGWDNPVEL from the coding sequence ATGCGCAAACTTGCTGTTATTACCGCCTTCGGTGGCATCAATGCCGCCGGCCGCAGTTCCGGCCATCAGGCTTTCCGTCGTCTGGTGCTGGACAAACTTTCTGCCACCCAGCAACTGGAAACGCTGAACGCCTTAGCGCAGCTGATGGGCCTGCCGCAGCAAAGCGACATAACCGCCGCCTGGCGCGAGCAGATTATTAACGGCAGCCTGATCCGTGGCTGGGACAATATCGACTGGGACGCCGCCGCCGTACCCTTCCACCAGCCTTTTACCGATGCCGAAGGCACTCCCTGCTGGCGCTTAAGCCACAAACGGCTGGCGGTACAAAGCGCCGGCCAGACCCCCAAAGGCTTTGATCCGGCGTCGCTGTACCCGTCGCGTCATCATCCGCGTGGCTTGCAGATGGCGGTGTATGGCGTTTCCGATGCGCTGGGCCAGCTGGGGCTGGATTGGGAAGTGATCCGCCAGCACCTGCGCCCCGACCAGATTGCCGTGTACGCCGGTTCGGCCATGGGCCAGCAGGATGCCAATGGCCACGGCGGTATGCTGCAGTCGTTCCTGCAGGGCAAACGCACCAGCTCCAAACAGTGCGCGCTGGGGTTAAGTGAAATGCCGGCCGACTTTATTAACGCCTATGTGCTGGGCAACGTCGGCGCCACCGGCAGCATGACCGGCGCCTGCGCGACCTTTTTATACAACTTAAAAGTGGCGCTGGACGATATTCACAGCGGCCGCCGCCGGCTGGTGATTGTGGGCAACAGCGAAGCGCCATTAACCCCGGAAATTGTTGAAGGCTTCAGCGCCATGACGGCGCTGGTCACCGAACAAAAACTGCGCGATCTGGACGGCCTGGGCCGCGATGACACCCCGGATTTCCGCCGTGCCAGCCGCCCGTTTGGTGAAAACGGCGGCTTTACCATTGCCGAATCAGCGCAGTTTATTGTGCTGACCGACGACGCCTTAGCGCTGGAACTGGGCCTGAGCATTTATGGCAGTGTGGGCGATGTGTTTATTAATGCCGACGGCTATAAAAAATCCATCTCCAACCCGGGCGTTGGCAACTACTTAACCATGGGCAAAGCCATGGCCGAAGCGCGCCGCTGGCTGGGTGAGCTGGCGCTAAAACATGGCTCGTTCGTACATGCCCACGGCAGCAGCACGCCGGCCAACCGCACCACCGAATCGCATATTTTCAGCGAACTGGCCAAAGCCTTCCGCATTCCGGCCTGGGACATTACCGCCGTAAAAGCCCACGTTGGCCACTCTATTTCGGCCGCCAGCGCCGACCAGTTAATGGCCACGCTGGGCAGCTGGGCGCACGGCATTATTCCCGGCATTACCACCACCAGCGCGGTAGCCGCAGATGTGTACCAGAGCAACCTGAACATTCTGCTGCAACACAAAGAAATGGATGCCGAAAAAACTCCGCTGGCCTTTGTAAACTCCAAAGGGTTTGGCGGCAACAACGCCTCGGCGTTTTTTGTCAGCCCACACAAAACCCTGGAAATTCTGCAGCGTAAATACAGCGGCCAGGAATGGCACGACTATCACAATAAAAATGTCGATGTGCAGCAACGCAGCCAGCAATGGGATAAAGACACCAGCGCCGGTCTAACCAAACCGATTTATCGTTTTGGCGAGGCGGTACTGGAACCAGAAGACCTGGAATTAAGCGACCTGCGCATTCATATAAAAGGCTGGGATAACCCAGTAGAACTTTAA
- a CDS encoding NAD-dependent epimerase/dehydratase family protein, with protein MVQRVLVAGSSGGIGAELARQLRAAGYTVFTLSRSGAPSDFHCVADLSAATSIPLVQPFLQQAQQHGALLHWDGSVIPS; from the coding sequence ATGGTCCAGCGCGTTTTAGTAGCCGGTTCTTCTGGCGGTATTGGTGCCGAACTGGCCCGCCAGCTGCGCGCAGCGGGTTATACGGTGTTTACCCTCAGCCGTTCCGGCGCGCCGTCGGATTTCCATTGCGTGGCCGATTTATCGGCAGCCACTTCAATCCCGCTGGTGCAGCCGTTTTTACAGCAGGCGCAGCAGCACGGCGCACTGCTGCATTGGGACGGTTCGGTTATTCCGTCTTAA
- a CDS encoding DUF3127 domain-containing protein, producing the protein MAKNFEVQGTIHSIDETRSYGANGFTKREFVIKLTGEGEKPEYPNYVALELLKDKCALMDNYRIGDEIKVTFNLSGRLWAKPGNPEKCFTSLQAWRIEGAGSGGADEFSQTMPNYDAPAYDDDVPF; encoded by the coding sequence ATGGCCAAGAACTTCGAGGTGCAGGGCACCATTCATTCCATCGACGAAACCCGTTCCTACGGTGCCAACGGTTTCACCAAACGCGAGTTTGTGATCAAGCTCACCGGCGAAGGCGAGAAGCCGGAGTATCCGAATTACGTGGCGCTGGAGTTGCTGAAAGACAAATGTGCGTTGATGGATAACTACCGCATTGGCGATGAAATTAAAGTGACCTTCAACCTGTCGGGCCGTCTGTGGGCCAAACCGGGTAACCCGGAAAAATGCTTCACCAGCCTGCAGGCGTGGCGCATTGAAGGGGCGGGCAGTGGTGGTGCGGATGAGTTTTCGCAAACCATGCCAAACTACGATGCCCCGGCCTATGATGACGACGTGCCGTTCTGA
- a CDS encoding type II toxin-antitoxin system HicB family antitoxin translates to MKFPIAIELGNETQAYGVEFPDIPGCVSAGDTLDEAIANAYEALEGYMEFLFEEGDPVPQAGLIEEHRKNPAYTDRIWALVDFDITPYLGKSQKINVTLPDRLIKRIDAIVSANPRYGSRSGFLAQAALDELNSLHS, encoded by the coding sequence ATGAAATTTCCTATTGCGATTGAACTTGGCAACGAAACCCAGGCTTACGGGGTCGAGTTTCCGGATATCCCGGGCTGTGTATCGGCTGGCGATACCCTGGATGAGGCCATCGCTAATGCTTACGAAGCGCTGGAAGGGTATATGGAGTTTCTGTTTGAAGAAGGTGACCCGGTTCCCCAGGCTGGCCTGATTGAAGAACACCGTAAAAACCCGGCGTATACCGACCGTATCTGGGCGTTGGTGGATTTTGATATCACCCCTTACCTGGGTAAATCACAGAAAATCAATGTCACCTTGCCTGATCGTCTGATCAAACGGATTGATGCCATTGTGTCGGCGAATCCCCGTTATGGCAGCCGTTCTGGTTTCCTTGCTCAGGCAGCATTGGATGAACTGAATAGCCTGCATTCCTGA
- a CDS encoding M48 family metallopeptidase, translated as MAELRFGELTLVLQRKAIKNLHINVLPPDGKVRVSAPLQMTDTAIRMAVISRIPWIRKQQKSFTSQPRQTEREMVNGETHYLWGKRLRLDVRERAGKHEVKVTKTKITLFVQPGTHRDNRMALLNEYYRAQMKTATAQLLEYWQPLIGVQADSWGVKRMKTKWGSCNIKAARIWLNLDLARKAPECLEFILVHELVHLHERHHNERFMTLMDKYLPDWRERRNLLNSSPLAHDSWAY; from the coding sequence ATGGCAGAACTCCGCTTTGGAGAGCTGACACTGGTCCTGCAGCGTAAAGCCATTAAAAACCTGCACATCAACGTGTTACCGCCTGACGGTAAGGTGCGGGTATCGGCACCGCTGCAGATGACCGATACCGCCATTCGTATGGCCGTCATCTCGCGTATTCCCTGGATTCGTAAGCAGCAGAAAAGCTTTACCAGCCAGCCACGCCAGACCGAGCGTGAAATGGTGAATGGCGAAACTCACTACCTGTGGGGCAAACGGTTACGGCTGGATGTGCGTGAGCGCGCGGGCAAACACGAGGTTAAGGTTACGAAAACCAAAATCACGCTGTTCGTTCAGCCTGGCACCCATCGCGATAACCGTATGGCGCTGTTGAATGAGTACTATCGCGCGCAGATGAAAACGGCGACGGCGCAGTTGCTGGAATACTGGCAGCCGTTAATAGGCGTGCAGGCCGATAGCTGGGGCGTTAAGCGCATGAAAACCAAATGGGGCAGCTGCAATATTAAAGCGGCACGCATCTGGCTGAACCTTGACCTTGCCCGCAAAGCACCCGAGTGCCTGGAGTTTATTCTGGTGCATGAACTGGTACACCTGCATGAACGGCATCATAACGAGCGCTTTATGACGCTGATGGATAAATACCTGCCTGACTGGCGCGAGCGCCGGAATCTGCTGAACAGTTCGCCGCTGGCGCATGATTCGTGGGCGTATTGA
- a CDS encoding type I restriction endonuclease subunit R: MSVVGQRERATQNRVVELFRSELGYRYLGDWSDRPDNRNVMPDLLVPWLQKRGISEALIKRVMRQLDTAAALGEGKTLYYANQEVYSLLRYGVKDKEGAGELNQTVWLIDWKNPEANDFAIAEEVTVKGTSQSAKTKRPDLVLYVNGIALGVIELKRSSVSVTEGIHQNLDNQKKDFIRNFFTTMQLVMAGNDTQGLRYGTIETPEKHYLEWKDDETLPEGNLLDYHLTRLCNKARFLEVIHDFMVFDAGVKKTCRHNQYFGIQAAKKHIARREGGIIWHTQGSGKSLTMVWLAKWIRENQPNARVLIITDRSELDEQIEKVFSGVQEQIYRTKSGADLIDSLNKPTPWLVCSLVHKFGRFGDDDDDNEQHAADFIAELKASLPANFQAKGNLFVFVDECHRTQSGKLHDAMKTILPQAMFIGFTGTPLMKKDKKKSIEVFGPFIHTYKFDQAVADGVVLDLRYEARDIDQHITSQKKIDEWFEAKTRELSGLAKTQLKQKWGTMQKVLSSKSRLQQIVNDILLDMETRPRLMDGRGNAMLVCASVYQACKAYEMFNQTDLAGKVAIVTSFQPTAASIKGEETGEGLTEKLFKYDIYRRMLADYFETTEEQAASRVDEFEIDVKKRFIKEPGQMRLLIVVDKLLTGFDAPSATYLYIDKQMADHNLFQAICRVNRLDGDDKEYGYIIDYKDLFRSLDKAIKDYTAGAFDGYDQEDVAGLLKDRLVQAKEDLDNALEVVRALCEDVKAPRGQLEYQHYFCGESGNNADELTEREALRLNLYQSVAKLIRAYANIANEMQEAGYTREQIDAIRAEVAHYEKLREEIKLASGDALDMKRFEPAMRHLLDMYIRADDSEKLMDFEELGLIELVVQKGVDGLEQLPESLRKNDEAMAEAIENNVRKTIIDENPVNPRYYEKMSALLDELITLRREKAIEYKKYLEEIAKLARMVKRPEDTAAVTYPPTIDTGAKRALYDNLGRDEVLANRIDTAIRYTKKADWNGDRIKEKEIANAIRDESKGYEVDIQQVMELVKAQKDYE; encoded by the coding sequence ATGTCGGTAGTAGGCCAGCGCGAACGCGCAACACAGAACCGGGTGGTGGAGTTATTCCGCAGCGAGCTGGGCTATCGCTATCTGGGCGACTGGAGCGACCGGCCCGATAACCGCAATGTGATGCCCGACCTGCTGGTGCCCTGGCTGCAGAAGCGCGGCATCAGCGAGGCGCTGATCAAGCGTGTGATGCGTCAGTTGGATACCGCTGCTGCGCTGGGAGAAGGCAAAACCCTGTATTACGCCAATCAGGAGGTGTACAGCCTGCTGCGTTACGGCGTGAAAGACAAAGAAGGTGCAGGCGAGCTGAATCAGACGGTATGGCTGATCGACTGGAAAAACCCCGAAGCCAACGACTTTGCCATTGCCGAAGAGGTGACGGTAAAAGGCACATCGCAATCGGCCAAAACCAAGCGCCCGGATTTGGTGTTGTATGTAAACGGCATTGCGCTGGGCGTGATTGAACTCAAGCGTTCGTCGGTGAGTGTGACCGAGGGTATTCACCAGAATCTGGATAACCAGAAGAAAGACTTTATCCGCAATTTCTTCACCACCATGCAGTTGGTGATGGCCGGTAACGATACCCAGGGCTTGCGCTACGGCACCATCGAAACCCCGGAAAAGCATTATCTGGAATGGAAAGACGATGAAACCCTGCCAGAAGGCAACTTGCTGGATTACCACCTGACCCGACTGTGCAACAAAGCGCGCTTTCTGGAAGTGATTCACGATTTTATGGTGTTTGACGCCGGGGTTAAAAAAACCTGCCGGCACAACCAGTATTTCGGTATTCAGGCGGCTAAAAAGCACATTGCCCGCCGTGAGGGTGGCATTATCTGGCACACCCAGGGTTCGGGTAAAAGTTTAACCATGGTGTGGCTGGCCAAGTGGATTCGTGAAAATCAGCCCAATGCCCGCGTGTTGATTATTACCGACCGCAGCGAGCTGGATGAGCAGATCGAGAAAGTATTCAGTGGCGTGCAGGAGCAGATTTATCGCACGAAAAGCGGTGCCGACCTGATTGATAGCCTGAATAAACCCACCCCCTGGCTGGTGTGTTCGCTGGTGCATAAGTTTGGCCGTTTTGGTGATGACGATGATGACAACGAACAACACGCGGCCGATTTTATCGCCGAGCTGAAGGCGTCGTTACCGGCTAACTTTCAGGCCAAGGGCAATCTGTTTGTGTTTGTGGACGAATGCCACCGAACCCAGTCGGGCAAGTTGCACGACGCCATGAAAACCATTCTGCCGCAGGCGATGTTTATTGGTTTTACCGGCACGCCGCTGATGAAGAAGGACAAGAAAAAATCCATCGAAGTGTTCGGCCCTTTCATTCATACCTATAAGTTCGATCAGGCGGTGGCCGATGGCGTGGTGCTGGATTTGCGCTACGAAGCCCGTGATATCGACCAGCACATTACTTCGCAGAAAAAGATCGACGAATGGTTTGAGGCCAAAACCCGCGAACTGTCCGGGCTGGCCAAAACCCAGCTAAAGCAGAAATGGGGCACCATGCAGAAGGTGCTGTCGAGCAAGTCGCGCCTGCAGCAGATTGTGAACGATATTCTTCTGGATATGGAAACCCGCCCACGCTTAATGGATGGCCGTGGCAACGCCATGTTGGTGTGTGCCAGCGTGTATCAGGCGTGTAAAGCCTACGAGATGTTTAACCAGACCGATCTGGCCGGTAAGGTTGCTATTGTTACCAGCTTTCAGCCTACGGCGGCCAGCATTAAAGGCGAAGAAACCGGCGAAGGCCTGACGGAAAAACTGTTCAAATACGATATTTATCGCCGTATGTTGGCGGACTATTTTGAAACCACCGAAGAACAGGCGGCCAGCCGCGTGGATGAGTTTGAGATAGACGTTAAAAAACGCTTTATCAAAGAACCGGGACAAATGCGGCTGCTGATTGTGGTAGACAAACTGCTGACCGGCTTTGATGCGCCTTCGGCAACCTATCTGTATATCGACAAACAGATGGCCGACCACAATTTGTTTCAGGCTATTTGCCGGGTTAACCGACTGGATGGCGACGATAAAGAATACGGCTACATCATCGACTATAAAGACCTGTTCCGCTCGTTGGATAAAGCCATTAAGGATTACACCGCCGGAGCCTTTGATGGCTACGATCAGGAAGACGTTGCCGGCCTGCTGAAAGACCGGTTAGTGCAGGCTAAAGAAGACCTGGATAACGCACTGGAAGTGGTGCGTGCCCTGTGCGAAGACGTGAAGGCACCCCGTGGTCAGCTTGAGTATCAGCATTATTTTTGCGGTGAGTCGGGCAACAATGCTGATGAATTAACTGAGCGCGAAGCCTTGCGCTTAAACCTGTATCAGTCAGTGGCTAAGTTGATTCGTGCTTATGCCAATATCGCCAACGAAATGCAGGAGGCGGGTTATACGCGCGAGCAGATAGACGCTATTCGTGCCGAAGTGGCGCATTACGAAAAACTGCGCGAAGAAATCAAACTTGCCAGCGGTGATGCGCTGGATATGAAGCGCTTTGAGCCGGCTATGCGTCATCTGCTGGATATGTATATTCGCGCCGATGACAGCGAAAAATTGATGGATTTTGAAGAGCTGGGGCTGATTGAACTGGTGGTGCAGAAAGGCGTAGACGGGCTTGAACAGCTGCCGGAATCTTTGCGCAAAAATGACGAAGCCATGGCCGAAGCCATTGAAAACAACGTGCGAAAAACCATCATTGACGAAAACCCGGTTAACCCGCGTTACTACGAAAAAATGTCGGCGTTGTTGGATGAACTGATTACTCTGCGCCGTGAAAAGGCGATTGAGTATAAAAAATATCTGGAAGAAATTGCCAAATTGGCTCGGATGGTAAAACGCCCGGAAGACACTGCAGCGGTTACTTATCCGCCGACCATCGACACCGGCGCTAAACGCGCGTTGTACGATAACTTAGGCCGTGATGAAGTGCTGGCTAACCGTATTGATACCGCCATTCGTTACACCAAAAAAGCCGACTGGAACGGTGATCGCATTAAAGAGAAGGAAATCGCTAATGCGATCCGAGATGAGTCCAAGGGCTATGAGGTGGATATTCAGCAGGTGATGGAATTGGTCAAAGCGCAGAAGGACTACGAATAA